The genomic window GTGTTCTGTATAGCCAGAGCTGAAATGCCATGGGCAGCAcggacagacacacagacagaagACACTCAGAAGGGGCTGGGCATCAACAGACAACGGAGGTTTGTCCCCTCTAACCTTTAAGATACCTTATCCTGACAAAGGGTTTTGATATATTCCAGCTTGTACAGAATGGATGTCCACAACTACCGTGAAACTGCAGCCAGGCATAAAGAAGGATTCGTCTGCTTGAAAATCACAGTTGTGTAACACATGAATACAATTCATCtgggaaaccccacagttctgAACCTCAGGAACGGCACTCAGGCTGTACACTCGGCTGGCCACAACCCAGGCAAGGGAAGAGACGGGAGGGACAAACACGAACCGTGACCCTTTACGGACAAGAaaaagcaggtgcagagcaCGGCGAGCTGCAGAGCCGCCCGCATCTCCCACGGGGAGCTGCTACCGGCCCCCACCCGCTGCCGCGCCCCGCACCGAGGTGACCGCCGGGAGGGGCGGCCCCGGCTCTTCCTCCGGGACGCCGCATCCCCGGCGTGCTGAGCCCCGGTGCCCGGTGTGCTGAAACTCCCCCGcgcccgggggggggggggggctgtgCCAACCCGTCCCTAAGGCGCTGACACCCCCCGGCCTCCCCGGGACGCCCGCCCGGCTGAGGGGGGCGGCGGAGTCGGGCGACCGAAGGCTGCAGGGAGGTGATGGGAAAGGGCTgaggggccggggggcggcAGGGCCTGGGGTCGGACGGTGCCGGAGGGGGGCGGGCGGTGCCCCCGCGCCCGCGGTACTCACTCAGCCACGACTCCAGGCTCTCCCCCTCAGCCTCCGCCATGTTGCCGGAGCGACCCCggggccccgccccgcccgcgcgaGAGCCGCGCGAGGGGGGCGGTGCCAACTCCGGGCCCGCCCCCGGCCGGggtggccccgccccgcgcggccGCGCGCGCAGGGAAGATGGCGGCGCCCAGCGCGGCGGGGCTGGGTCGGCGGCTGCGGGCCTGGCTGCCCCGGTGAGCGGGGAGAGGGGGCGAGGGGCTTCCCGGGGGCGCACGGGCGGCACTGGGGGCTGCGGCCCACCGGGGGAACACGGGCAGCGCGGGGCGAGGCCGCGGGGCGGCTCACCGGGAGCGCACGAGGGGTGCGGGGACGGTGTGCGCCGCACCGGGAGCACACGGACAGGTCGCCCGCCTGTTTTTGCTGGGCTCATACAGGCGTAGAATTAtcaaggctggaagagacctttaaggtCATGCAGTCCGACCGTGCACCCAGCACTGCCGCTATAATCCCTGAACCGCATCACCCAGcgccagggatggtgactccgccgcctccctgggcagccgcTTCCAATGCgaaaatgtgaaaaaagggATAGAACCCCGCCCGAGCTGCTCGCCCTACTGCCACTGATGCCTCTCACATCTAACATGTCGTTCTGAGGCGTGTTCACATCTGTCCACGTCTGTCCAGCTGCATCCCTGTCACGACACAGCGCGTGCCTTGGGTTACAGCCCCGCTTCTCCCGTTCCTTGCAGGATGGTGCCGGTGAGATGGAGCCGCTACAACCCCAGCTACCTGGAGCCAGAAGTGAAAAAGGAATCGTATCAGAAACCTTTAGAGGAGCTGactgaggaggaaagggaaCAAATGGAGCTTAAGGCTGTTCAACTAATCAAAGCtgctcctccctctctctccagtTCCGTGTTCAGCGACCCCATGATTAGgtcagagaaagcagcagctacTCCTCTCTTCAGAAACGGCTGGGAGCTATGCTGCCCTCCTCGACCTTCACCTGCTGGCTGAATATTGCCTTTTGTTACAGCATAATCCCTATATTCTGGGTTAATCTTTTCCCATCAACCAGTCCATTGTCCTACAGTGATTAGAGATAATTACAGCAGATCTGGCAGCACCCACACTTAACCATGGGAACAACACAAAGGAATGGGGGTGGGGGCCTTATTTCTGTGTGTGATAAAATCAGAATTCATATCAGATCCCATTTGACTTTTTGTTTACAGTAAATTCACCAATATGATGATGAAGAGTGGAAATAAAGTGCTGGCCAGAAGCCTCATGTCTCAGGTAAGAACTCATGTTTCTTCTCACTGTTACGttaaaacaagacaaaatgGAAGGCTGGGATGTCAAACTCACTGGAATTGGAAATTACCAGAACTTGGGTGGTCCATCTCTGTGGTCTTGATGTGTTTCCCTCTGCCACACGTTGCTCTCAGCATGATTCCTCTGATAAACCATGGTTCGTTTGATAAAATGTACATTGCCCCACCCTTGTTGGCTCACAGACCAGCAGGTAAGAGCTTCATGGAGAACCTTCTCTTTCCATCCTTCAGTATCCCTGTGTCCTTCTGTACTGCATAAAGCATCATTTTCTCTAAACATCATCTTTCCAGCTCTCTGTCATGCCTTACCCTCTGTATAACTTGCCCTTGAAGTCCCACAAATGTGTCACCTATATGGCAGAGCTTTGAGCCTGCTCTGACCCACAGCAATTGGTATTAACTGGTGGTCCCATCTGGTCTCTTCCACCCTTGAAATCCCTTGAAATGGGAACACATTTTACCCAAATGTTTCCAATTGACTGCTGATTCCTTGTTACAGAAGAGCACATGGGCTCTGGGCTCTGGAGTCCAGGCTTTGCAGGGGAGGATGCACAGTGCACAGACCCCTATTCCAGCCTCCACTttgtccctgcccttccctggcttCTGGCCCGGGTTTGTGCTGCTTGTCCCCCTCACCCCAAATGCAGTGTCTGATAAAACAGTCTGAAGAGCTGGAAGAAGGTGAAGTAAAACTTGAGTTAAAGAATTCCCAATGGGTCTTTGGCCTCTGGGGCTGGAGGACCAGCTGCTCAGGTGAAAACGGGGTGCCTGTAAAAGTGATGTAACATCATGGAGTGGGAGAATCCATCTGCTCTGTATGTCttctttcttgcctttcttCCAAGACTCTGGAGACCATTAAgaggaagcagctggagaagtACCACAAAGCTCCAGAAAATGAGAAGGAGACAATTGAATGCAACCCCTACGTTATCTTCCACCAGGCTCTCAAGAACTGCCAGCCCATCATTGGGCTCAGCAACATCACCAAAGGAGGCAAAACCTACCAGGTGAAAGGGGGGCTGGGAGCACATCTGGTTGGGAGAAATTAGGCAGGGAGGCAGATGAACTGATTTCCACCCCATCAGCTCAAGATCTTCTCTCCTTGAAAGAGCCCCTTCGCAATCTGGAATAAACCAGCACCTAGAAACTGTCCAGAATCAGGATCCCCACCTATGAGTATTGTGATTCCCCTGTCACAgaatcactaaggttggaaaagacttctaagatcaatcaagtccagccattaatCAGCAGCAGTCTCTGGTTCTCTGACTAGATGTGAGGAGAAATACACAGCAAGTCTTTTCCAAGGAGACAGAGATCAGCAGCAAAAGAATTGGTAGTGCTTGGATTACCAGTCCTATCCACTGCACTATGTTGCTTGGGGAGAGgtcccacagccctggggtAGGTCAGCGTGGCAAAATGGGTCACCTAGATCCTGTGGGTATTTAAAACACAAGCAGAACCTGTCTCTGAGTACAGGCTCTGCAACCCTTGGGACCTGAAGGAGAGGTGAGATGTGGAGGTatttggaattagatgatctttaaggtctcttccaacccaaaccactctgattctgtgacttcTCTGTATTcagtgcagggatggggtgacCATCTCCCATCTCTGCTAACACACACCAGCCTGGATCCAGCTCCCAAACAGGCCAGCATTTCCATTTTGGTAGCAGTGGCCAGTTCCTAAGGACAGAGCAGGAGAACTGGCAGGGCTCAGCTGTCGGGAGCGGGtctggctgcagagagcagcacagtGAACATCTGCAGGTGCCAGCTGGTGctgtgtggctgctggggaggagcaggtTGCTGATAACTGCCGTGGTTTAACCCTTGCCCAGGTGCCCGTCCCACTGACGGACAATCGGAAGCGCTTCCTGGCCATGAAGTGGTTGATCACCGAGTGCAGGGAGAACAAGCACCGCCGGACAATGATGCCAGAAAAgctctcccaggagctgctcctggccttCAACAACGAGGGGCCCGTCATCAAGAGGAAGCACGTCCTGCACAAGATGGCAGAGGCCAACCGGGCATATGCCCACTTCCGCTGGTGGTAGGGACCCTGCATGGGACACGCTGCCACggcctggagagcagagccccagggctgccagcctgggagagGGAAAGGTGGAACATCCCTTGCAGGCAGCTTCTGATCTAACCCAGGGAAAGCTCACACGATCCCCATGaggttctttttctttgtgcttGTCTGGATGGGGGAAGGGGGGGTCTGAGTtaccagccccagcagggatgctccagtTATTTCATAATCACTTCCCTGTGAAGACAAGCCTTAGATGTTTTTCTTACAGCAATGCTAAACAAAATCACCTTTCACTCACCTGTTTCCTGGGCATCTGAAAGTCTCTCTGCTCCTCAAATCAGCAATGTTTTTGGCGACAGAGCTACGAGCAGAGCTGGATCCTCTTCCACACCATAACCAGCCTTAGAGGGATTAGTACAACAGGCAATAAAAGGCCCTTTTTGATTTTTGGTTCTGGTCATCAGCAACATTGTCTGCACAGATTTGATGGGAATGTTAATAAAACCAGTTTTATGGGAAAGGTTTCCCGATTGCAGACCTTTGTCTCTGTTGCTCCAGCCACCCTGGTTATGTAAAGCCCTGAGGCGCTACACTGGAGCAGAAACTGAGTTATCACAGCTTTAGGGCTTCAGGCAGGAGCAACCCTTCAGTATTGctcagagctcagcagctgcacagggagaaAGCAGGGCACACATTAATGGAAAacttttattagaaaaaaatccttcaatagactgtttcctttcttcctctcctatTCTTATAAGAAACATACTGTAGCTGAAACTtgcaaaattctgaaaaaaaggtGACAGTTATTGTATAAAACTTACAAATCCCATTCCTGCATGTGCTCAGGGACCTCTCCTGTCACAGGCTGCCCCATGGCAGGTATTCCTGGCTGTAAGAGAGGCTGTGTGCATGCAGGTGCAGCCAGCATGCTGGAAGGAGTCTGAGAAACATAGCACTTGGTTGAGTTGTTTGTGAGGCCATGATGTGTTCTGTGACCTGTCACAGAGAACCACATACAACCTGAGCTGGGAGATTTCTCCGCTgcctcccacagctctgctggctttGGGGTGAAGCAAAATGTTCTCAGCCTAAACTGTGCTTTCCTTAACACTCATAGAAAATGCTGGTGTGAGCTAGAAGCCTCCCAAGCCCttggctggcagcagcccagtATTAAGACAAAATCAGTGGGAGAACTTAGTGGGTTAAATCTGCACTTTCCACTGCTCTGAACCTCCAAAGTCAGACCAGCACCAGCTGCATCTGACAGTAGGTGTACAGAGGCTCTAGCCAGTATAAATCCTATTTACAGGAAGTGCtaaaaaattaatgtgaaaaatTCCAACTTGGTATGAAGCTTGCTGGTGAAGGTGCTGGGGACTCCCCTTCTCTGCCGCGGGAGTTAATCCGTCACTTCGCTGTAATAATATTTCTGGGCAGCGTCCGTCATCTTCCAGTCAGCAGCCCGGAACTCGATgatctccagcagcaggagctgggacagggagcTGAGCCCCTCCTGCAGAAGAAAGCCATCTcggaggagggagaagagctCATCCATCCGCTGGGAATTcatcttctccagctgctcacCGATGCGGTGGAGCTGCAGGACCAAGCAGTCCACCTTCAGAAGGAAGAGCAGATGGCTGAACACAAAGCAATGGAGGCTCCTCTGCACCCCCTGGGCTGTGCTTTTTACAGGTCCTTGGCAGGACAACAGGCACatcagcagctcttccctgcactcacctcctcctccttctgcagGCTGTCGGGCTGTGCCAGCCGGAACAGGCAGTCGTACACAGGGTTCACCAGAGCCATCATGGGCATGTTGTTCACCTGCAAGGAGAAGGAACATCATCAGCCTGGAGCCAGAAAGGAGTCTGCAGCTATTTTAAATAGTTATTCCCTTGCTGCACTCCAAAGGAGAATGGAGCAGGATTTAGCTGTGCTGTATTAGTGGGATTTACATCAGAGATCAGACATTTGAGTCTCCAGGAAGCAGAGGAGCTGAACAAATGATGTAAAAAacatctatttttaaatgtaagcaGGTAGTCGTGGGAAATATACCTGTTCCAACAGTAtttttcctgcct from Corvus hawaiiensis isolate bCorHaw1 chromosome 19, bCorHaw1.pri.cur, whole genome shotgun sequence includes these protein-coding regions:
- the MRPS7 gene encoding 28S ribosomal protein S7, mitochondrial, encoding MAAPSAAGLGRRLRAWLPRMVPVRWSRYNPSYLEPEVKKESYQKPLEELTEEEREQMELKAVQLIKAAPPSLSSSVFSDPMISKFTNMMMKSGNKVLARSLMSQTLETIKRKQLEKYHKAPENEKETIECNPYVIFHQALKNCQPIIGLSNITKGGKTYQVPVPLTDNRKRFLAMKWLITECRENKHRRTMMPEKLSQELLLAFNNEGPVIKRKHVLHKMAEANRAYAHFRWW